In Dama dama isolate Ldn47 chromosome 20, ASM3311817v1, whole genome shotgun sequence, a single window of DNA contains:
- the CTSS gene encoding cathepsin S, which produces MKWLVWALLLGSSALAQVHRDPTLDHHWDLWKKTYGKQYKEKDEEVARRLIWEKNLKTVMLHNLEHSMGMHSYDLGMNHLGDMTSEEVISLMSSLRVPSQWPRNVTYKSNPNQKLPDSMDWREKGCVTEVKYQGACGACWAFSAVGALEAQVKLKTGKLVSLSAQNLVDCSTVKYGNKGCNGGFMTEAFQYIIDNNGIDSDASYPYKAMDGRCQYDVKNRAATCSRYIELPFGSEEALKEAVANKGPVSVAIDAKQSSFFFYKTGVYYDPSCTQTVNHGVLVVGYGNLDGRDYWLVKNSWGLNFGDRGYIRMARNSGNHCGIANYASYPEI; this is translated from the exons ATGAAATGGCTGGTGTGGGCactcctgctgggctcctctgcatTGGCACAAGTGCACAGAGACCCCACTCTGGATCATCACTGGGATctctggaagaaaacctatgggAAACAATACAAAGAAAAG gaTGAGGAAGTAGCACGGCGTCTcatctgggaaaagaatctgaaaactgtTATGCTTCACAATCTGGAGCATTCAATGGGAATGCATTCATATGATCTAGGCATGAACCACCTGGGAGACATG ACCAGTGAAGAAGTGATATCTTTGATGAGTTCCTTGAGAGTTCCCAGCCAATGGCCAAGAAATGTCACTTACAAGTCAAACCCTAATCAGAAATTGCCTGATTCTATGGACTGGAGAGAGAAGGGGTGTGTTACTGAAGTGAAATACCAG GGTGCCTGTGGTGCTTGTTGGGCTTTCAGCGCTGTGGGAGCCCTGGAAGCACAAGTGAAGCTGAAAACAGGAAAGCTGGTGTCTCTGAGTGCACAGAACCTGGTGGACTGCTCAACTGTAAAATATGGGAATAAAGGCTGCAATGGCGGCTTCATGACAGAGGCTTTCCAATATATCATTGACAACAATGGCATCGATTCAGACGCTTCCTATCCCTACAAAGCCATG GATGGAAGGTGCCAGTATGATGTAAAAAATCGAGCTGCCACGTGTTCAAGGTATATTGAGCTTCCCTTCGGCAGCGAAGAAGCCTTAAAAGAAGCCGTGGCCAATAAAGGACCTGTGTCTGTTGCTATAGACGCGAAGcagtcttctttcttcttctacaAAACTG GTGTCTACTATGACCCGTCCTGTACTCAGACTGTGAATCATGGTGTACTAGTGGTTGGCTATGGTAACCTTGATGGGAGAGACTACTGGCTTGTGAAAAACAG CTGGGGCCTCAACTTTGGTGACCGAGGATATATACGGATGGCAAGAAATAGTGGAAATCACTGTGGGATTGCTAATTATGCTTCTTATCCAGAAATCTAG